The following proteins come from a genomic window of Streptomyces liliiviolaceus:
- a CDS encoding AfsR/SARP family transcriptional regulator — MRVTFGVLGAVTAWDETGRALVLKGPRHRAFLARLLVAQRQVVPVARLVEDMWTEPPANAVGTVRTFVGDLRRGLEPDRPPRTPSQLLVTEGSGYALRVPKDDVDAWRFERSMNNLGDARPARVLEVLDEALNWWRGPAFADFGDERWLRSTRSRLTELRLHAVERRAEAMIALGNPADAVPALDAHVTDHPWREDAWRMLALALYRSGRQADALSVLRRARSMLREHLGMDPGPRLRRLEEDILRQADHLDPGTADTTVNQVWEQATASYDGALGSSARTRLESTVGLMRDLAVTGGGGLEAARRHRVSAVAAAEQLDDPVLTARVIGIYDVPAIWPRADDPEQSRWLVAAAERTLRSLAEDTQDAARCRLLSTIAVESRGTLPADTAASGPLARPLQAAGQAEEMARRLEDPSLLAFALNGVFMQSFRRAGLAARRDAIGTEITTLAAAHGLVHYEVLGHLIRIQSRCALADLTAADRHAAAVDELAARHELPLVSVFTDWFRALRTATTGSLAAAEEAYEQAARSLRGAGMPGLENGLLPLAQLCLRLTHGVAPHEEPGTDWGPYEPWVRPVLLVEAGQTDAAASALRGIPSPARDLMFEALWCLVARAAVAVGDRDVLARARTQLAPAAAEVAGAGSGLITLGPVADCLTAIETALR; from the coding sequence GGTGGTCCCGGTGGCCCGGCTGGTGGAGGACATGTGGACGGAGCCGCCGGCCAACGCGGTGGGCACGGTGCGCACCTTCGTCGGCGACCTGCGGCGGGGTCTGGAACCGGATCGCCCTCCGCGCACCCCCTCGCAACTCCTGGTGACCGAGGGCTCCGGGTACGCCCTGCGCGTCCCCAAGGACGACGTGGACGCATGGCGGTTCGAGAGGTCCATGAACAACCTCGGTGACGCACGCCCCGCCCGCGTCCTGGAGGTGCTGGACGAGGCCCTGAACTGGTGGCGTGGCCCCGCCTTCGCCGACTTCGGCGACGAACGCTGGCTGCGCTCCACCCGGTCACGGCTGACCGAACTGCGGCTGCACGCGGTCGAACGACGTGCCGAGGCCATGATCGCCCTGGGCAACCCGGCCGACGCCGTACCCGCTCTCGACGCACACGTGACCGACCATCCGTGGCGGGAGGACGCCTGGCGGATGCTGGCACTGGCGCTGTACCGGTCGGGACGGCAGGCCGACGCCCTGTCGGTACTGCGCCGGGCCCGCAGCATGCTGCGCGAACACCTGGGCATGGACCCCGGGCCCCGGCTGCGGCGTCTGGAGGAGGACATCCTCCGGCAGGCGGACCACCTCGATCCCGGCACGGCGGACACCACCGTCAACCAGGTGTGGGAACAGGCGACAGCCTCCTACGACGGCGCGCTGGGCAGCAGCGCCCGCACCCGGCTGGAGTCCACCGTCGGCCTGATGCGGGACCTCGCGGTCACGGGCGGCGGCGGTCTGGAGGCGGCACGCCGTCACCGGGTCAGCGCGGTGGCCGCAGCGGAGCAGCTGGACGACCCGGTGCTGACGGCGCGGGTGATCGGCATCTACGACGTTCCGGCGATCTGGCCGCGCGCCGACGATCCCGAGCAGTCACGCTGGCTCGTGGCCGCCGCGGAACGCACCCTGCGCTCCCTGGCCGAGGACACCCAGGACGCCGCACGCTGCCGACTGCTGTCGACCATCGCGGTCGAGTCACGTGGCACCCTGCCCGCGGACACGGCCGCGTCCGGCCCCCTGGCCCGTCCACTGCAGGCGGCCGGGCAGGCCGAGGAGATGGCACGGCGTCTTGAGGACCCCTCCCTGCTGGCGTTCGCGCTGAACGGGGTCTTCATGCAGTCCTTCCGCCGCGCCGGCCTCGCGGCCCGGCGGGACGCGATCGGCACCGAGATCACCACTCTCGCCGCGGCCCACGGCCTGGTCCACTACGAAGTGCTCGGTCATCTCATCCGCATCCAGTCGCGCTGCGCCCTGGCGGACCTGACCGCCGCCGACCGCCACGCCGCCGCGGTCGACGAACTCGCCGCCCGCCACGAACTGCCCCTGGTGTCCGTCTTCACCGACTGGTTCCGGGCACTGCGCACCGCCACGACCGGTTCCCTCGCCGCCGCCGAGGAGGCGTACGAGCAGGCCGCCCGGTCCCTGCGGGGTGCCGGCATGCCCGGACTGGAGAACGGGCTGCTGCCCCTCGCGCAACTGTGTCTGCGCCTGACGCACGGCGTGGCACCGCACGAGGAGCCGGGCACCGACTGGGGCCCGTACGAGCCGTGGGTACGCCCCGTACTGCTCGTGGAGGCCGGACAAACCGACGCCGCCGCCTCAGCCCTGCGCGGCATTCCCTCCCCTGCACGTGACCTGATGTTCGAGGCGCTGTGGTGTCTGGTGGCACGCGCCGCGGTAGCCGTGGGAGACCGTGACGTGCTGGCGCGAGCGCGGACTCAACTGGCTCCGGCCGCGGCGGAGGTGGCGGGCGCCGGGAGCGGCCTGATCACCCTGGGGCCCGTGGCGGACTGTCTGACGGCCATCGAGACCGCGCTGCGCTGA
- a CDS encoding sensor histidine kinase — translation MKRPRRAVPRPPRPVTIRARILVGVLVLLAAGLIGNSIASALTLRAYLEHRAENALRDAGDRIHETLAQGPRTVRSGQIAALVAPVLGITVIGPDGEVAEQAGDGVPDEINDLTAGRLDQVVTVEDHPTVPDLIVRRIPTTGLTVITPTGVVQASAVILTVRTDVDRVTVTDFISRQSASVAVTLVAASVTALLILEFGLRPLKRMADAAGAIASGARQERLPTYGRRSETDRLAVAVNDAFDVQTRAEDNIRSFAADASHELRTPLSTISGWLDLYHQGGLTDPADLDRALERVDGEVGRMRLLVEELSLLARLDAGRPLESDHVDLRRLAADVVEDARVVAPDRTVRLHAPALVQVTGDGPRLQQILNNLIGNAIQHNPAGTTIDVSLHEAHGTAVVRVSDDGPGIAPQDLRRVFDRFWRAEASRSGARGGSGLGLSIVQAVVHAHHGTVEVTSPPGGGTTVTVALPLPSPQDRPPVPDGTL, via the coding sequence GTGAAGCGGCCCCGCCGCGCCGTACCGCGCCCGCCCCGGCCGGTCACCATCCGCGCCCGGATCCTGGTCGGTGTCCTCGTGCTGCTGGCCGCCGGACTCATCGGCAACTCGATCGCCAGTGCCCTGACGCTGCGCGCCTACCTGGAACACCGGGCCGAGAACGCCCTGAGAGACGCCGGGGACCGCATCCACGAGACACTCGCCCAAGGGCCGCGGACGGTGCGCAGCGGCCAGATCGCCGCCCTGGTCGCCCCGGTCCTGGGCATCACCGTCATCGGCCCGGACGGTGAGGTCGCCGAGCAGGCCGGTGACGGTGTGCCCGACGAGATCAACGACCTGACCGCCGGCCGGCTGGACCAGGTCGTGACGGTCGAGGACCACCCGACCGTGCCGGACCTGATCGTCCGGCGCATCCCGACCACCGGCCTGACCGTCATCACACCGACGGGAGTGGTGCAGGCGTCCGCCGTCATCCTGACCGTTCGTACGGACGTCGACCGGGTGACCGTCACCGACTTCATCTCCCGCCAGTCGGCCAGCGTGGCCGTCACTCTCGTCGCAGCTTCCGTCACCGCGCTGCTGATACTGGAGTTCGGCCTGCGGCCGCTGAAGCGGATGGCGGACGCCGCCGGCGCGATCGCCTCCGGGGCCCGCCAGGAACGGCTGCCCACCTACGGCAGGCGCAGCGAGACCGACCGCCTCGCCGTCGCGGTCAACGACGCCTTCGACGTCCAGACCCGCGCGGAGGACAACATCAGAAGCTTCGCGGCCGACGCGTCGCACGAACTGCGTACCCCGCTGTCGACCATCTCCGGATGGCTCGACCTGTACCACCAGGGCGGCCTGACCGACCCCGCCGACCTGGACCGGGCACTGGAGCGGGTGGACGGCGAGGTCGGCCGCATGCGGCTGCTCGTCGAGGAACTCTCCCTGCTCGCACGTCTGGACGCCGGCCGCCCCCTGGAGTCCGACCACGTGGACCTGCGACGGCTCGCCGCCGACGTGGTGGAGGACGCCCGGGTCGTCGCCCCCGATCGCACCGTTCGTCTGCACGCCCCCGCCCTCGTCCAGGTGACCGGGGACGGTCCCCGACTGCAGCAGATCCTCAACAACCTGATCGGCAACGCGATCCAGCACAACCCGGCCGGCACCACGATCGACGTCTCCCTCCACGAGGCGCACGGCACGGCCGTCGTGCGAGTGAGCGATGACGGTCCGGGGATCGCCCCGCAGGATCTGCGCCGGGTGTTCGACCGGTTCTGGCGGGCCGAGGCCAGCCGTAGCGGGGCCCGCGGCGGATCGGGCCTGGGACTGTCGATCGTCCAGGCCGTGGTGCACGCCCATCACGGAACTGTGGAGGTCACCTCACCGCCCGGGGGCGGAACCACCGTCACGGTCGCTCTCCCACTGCCGTCGCCCCAGGACCGGCCGCCCGTGCCGGACGGCACCTTGTGA
- a CDS encoding response regulator transcription factor: MNSPDTVLVVEDDANIRDLMDSALRFAGFDVRFAEDVPQALTSLARDIPDVIVLDVGLPGGNGFDVLQLIRARGVTAPVLFLTARDAVEDRVRGLRLGGDDYVTKPFSVVEVGARLQALVRRARGNLGPAVDDGVLRYADLALDDRRHTVHRGGESIDLSPTEYRLLHYLLSHPDHVMTRSQILEAVWQYDFGGDSGVVERFVSNLRRKLDHGREPLIHTVRGIGYSLRRSAT, encoded by the coding sequence ATGAACTCCCCGGACACGGTCCTGGTCGTCGAGGACGACGCCAACATCCGCGATCTGATGGACTCGGCCCTTCGTTTCGCGGGATTCGACGTCCGCTTCGCCGAAGACGTGCCGCAGGCCCTCACGAGCCTGGCCCGTGACATCCCGGACGTCATCGTCCTGGACGTGGGGCTGCCGGGCGGGAACGGCTTCGACGTCCTGCAGTTGATCCGCGCGCGGGGCGTCACCGCACCCGTGCTGTTCCTGACCGCCAGGGACGCCGTGGAGGACCGTGTCCGGGGACTGAGGCTCGGTGGCGACGACTACGTGACCAAGCCCTTCAGCGTCGTCGAGGTCGGCGCCCGTCTGCAGGCCCTGGTCCGCCGTGCGCGCGGCAACCTCGGCCCCGCGGTGGACGACGGCGTTCTCCGCTACGCCGACCTCGCACTCGACGACCGGCGCCACACCGTCCACCGCGGCGGTGAGAGCATCGACCTGTCGCCCACCGAGTACCGGCTTCTGCACTACCTGCTCTCCCACCCCGACCACGTCATGACCCGCTCCCAGATCCTGGAGGCCGTCTGGCAGTACGACTTCGGCGGTGACTCCGGTGTCGTGGAGCGCTTCGTGTCGAATCTGCGCCGCAAACTCGACCACGGCCGCGAACCCCTGATCCACACGGTTCGCGGCATCGGATACAGCCTGCGCCGCAGCGCCACGTGA
- a CDS encoding MMPL family transporter: MAVLLHRWGLFAARRRRAVLAVWLLVVAATVALSVGFAGTFTSETEIPGSRAQSALTEMDRHFPSSDRRSADIVFEAPEGASFEDPATAGAMRESLTAAATVPGVTSVSDPVKAGTVSPDGRTAVAQVRFSAAEHEDVPEADLDALEDTADSSRAAGLEVLFGGDAFKETGPPVGPGEALGVLVALVVLAVTFGSLLSAGLPLITALLTVGTSVAALTALASVFDIYEKAPTLSIMLGLAVGIDYALFILARHRSELLAGRTVREAAARATATAGSAVCFAGLTVIIALVGLTVTGVPALTTMGLGAAVAVAVAVALSLFLLPALLTAAGERLRPKPGSRTARRTRHDSGSGTRPPAGARWVAAVVRHPWRTVVTVTLAMGALTVPATQLQLALPDEGSEPTSSAVRQTYDKVAEAFGPGANGPLVVLVSDAPSGTLRSTAEEVADELGEVDGIARTAPVEYSEDGAVARVQVVPSTGPRDAETGRLVTDLQDRVAPLAEESGSDIAVTGRTAVSIEVSEKLSAALLPFALVVVGLSLLLLLAAFRSVAVPLKATAGFLLSVGASFGVIVAVFQWGWLAAALGVPSTGPVSSFVPIVVMAILFGLAMDYEVFLVSAVREEYVRTGDPRGAIVGGARRAARVVTAAALIMVVVFASFLLEQDPALMPIALALAVGVALDAFLVRLTLVPAVMALLGRAAWWLPARLDKWLPDLDVEGARLDRSAPAPAPATPTKTEQDISS; the protein is encoded by the coding sequence ATGGCTGTACTGCTGCATCGATGGGGGCTGTTCGCCGCGCGCCGACGCCGTGCGGTCCTTGCCGTATGGCTGCTGGTGGTGGCCGCGACGGTCGCGCTGAGTGTGGGCTTCGCGGGCACGTTCACCTCGGAGACGGAGATCCCCGGCTCACGGGCCCAGAGCGCCCTCACCGAGATGGACCGCCACTTCCCCTCGTCCGACCGCCGCAGTGCCGACATCGTCTTCGAGGCGCCTGAGGGCGCCTCGTTCGAGGACCCGGCCACGGCGGGGGCGATGCGGGAGTCGTTGACCGCCGCTGCCACCGTGCCGGGGGTCACCTCGGTCTCGGATCCGGTGAAGGCCGGGACGGTGTCACCGGACGGGCGTACGGCGGTGGCCCAGGTCCGGTTCTCCGCCGCGGAGCACGAGGACGTTCCCGAGGCCGATCTCGACGCCCTGGAGGACACGGCCGACAGCAGCCGCGCCGCGGGTCTCGAAGTCCTCTTCGGCGGTGACGCCTTCAAGGAGACCGGACCGCCGGTCGGTCCGGGCGAGGCACTCGGCGTACTGGTGGCCCTCGTGGTGCTGGCCGTCACCTTCGGTTCGCTGCTGAGCGCCGGCCTGCCGCTGATCACAGCCCTGCTCACCGTGGGCACGAGCGTGGCCGCCCTGACGGCGCTGGCCTCGGTGTTCGACATCTACGAGAAGGCACCGACCCTCTCGATCATGCTGGGGCTGGCAGTCGGTATCGACTACGCCCTGTTCATCCTGGCGCGCCACCGCTCCGAACTGCTGGCGGGCCGCACCGTACGGGAGGCGGCCGCCCGCGCGACCGCCACCGCCGGCAGCGCGGTGTGCTTCGCCGGACTGACCGTGATCATCGCGCTGGTCGGTCTGACCGTCACGGGCGTTCCCGCGCTCACCACGATGGGGCTCGGCGCCGCCGTGGCCGTGGCCGTCGCGGTGGCCCTCTCCCTGTTCCTCCTGCCTGCCCTGCTGACAGCGGCGGGCGAGCGGCTGCGTCCCAAGCCCGGCTCACGTACGGCGCGCAGGACGCGGCACGACAGCGGATCCGGTACCAGGCCCCCGGCGGGAGCCCGCTGGGTCGCAGCCGTCGTGCGCCACCCCTGGCGCACGGTCGTGACCGTCACCCTGGCCATGGGCGCGCTCACCGTTCCCGCCACTCAGCTCCAGCTGGCCCTGCCCGACGAGGGCAGCGAACCGACGTCGAGCGCGGTGCGGCAGACGTACGACAAGGTCGCCGAGGCATTCGGCCCCGGAGCGAACGGCCCCCTGGTGGTCCTGGTGAGCGACGCGCCGTCCGGGACCCTGAGGAGCACCGCCGAGGAGGTCGCCGACGAGTTGGGCGAGGTCGACGGCATCGCGCGTACCGCGCCCGTCGAGTACTCCGAGGACGGCGCCGTGGCCCGTGTGCAGGTCGTCCCCTCCACCGGGCCCCGTGACGCGGAGACCGGCCGACTGGTCACCGACCTGCAGGACCGCGTCGCGCCTTTGGCCGAGGAGAGCGGCAGCGACATCGCCGTCACCGGTCGCACGGCCGTCAGCATCGAGGTCTCCGAGAAGCTCAGCGCCGCCCTGCTGCCGTTCGCCCTTGTCGTCGTCGGACTGTCCCTCCTGCTGTTGCTGGCCGCTTTCCGCTCCGTCGCCGTCCCCCTCAAGGCGACCGCCGGATTCCTCCTGTCGGTCGGCGCCTCGTTCGGTGTGATCGTCGCCGTCTTCCAGTGGGGATGGCTCGCCGCGGCACTCGGTGTGCCGTCCACCGGGCCGGTCTCCAGTTTCGTTCCGATCGTCGTGATGGCCATCCTGTTCGGCCTGGCCATGGACTACGAGGTCTTCCTGGTCTCCGCCGTGCGCGAGGAGTACGTACGGACCGGGGATCCCCGTGGGGCGATCGTCGGCGGTGCCCGCCGTGCCGCGCGGGTGGTGACCGCCGCCGCCCTGATCATGGTGGTGGTGTTCGCGAGCTTCCTGCTCGAACAGGATCCCGCTCTCATGCCGATCGCCCTCGCGCTGGCGGTGGGTGTCGCCCTGGACGCGTTCCTCGTCCGGCTGACCCTGGTGCCGGCCGTCATGGCGCTGCTCGGCCGTGCCGCGTGGTGGCTGCCGGCGCGACTGGACAAGTGGCTGCCCGACCTGGATGTTGAGGGGGCACGCCTGGACCGATCCGCACCGGCGCCCGCACCGGCGACGCCCACCAAGACCGAGCAGGACATCTCTTCATGA
- a CDS encoding LmeA family phospholipid-binding protein — MSTRLSSAWLRRRRRVAVGLVTMLVVGAGVSEAVVRHALAARVASALDGRLGSEPEVSFGSRPVLLAAFDETLSSMTVSGRTDAAGYTDVPVTARLSDVTVDRARHTTTVSGSHVTADVSTEAMTRRMASGDGMDAAMISGITTNPTAGTLDLTVQGGLATIRVTPTVADGKLELSVTGGEVLGSPAPPALLDRVQTAVDARPTQDGPEPQGGAAALGLRLAEVTVTDDGLRAGLSGGRAELERTGT; from the coding sequence ATGAGTACTCGGCTCTCGTCGGCCTGGCTCCGACGCCGGCGCCGCGTCGCCGTGGGGCTGGTGACCATGCTGGTGGTCGGCGCCGGGGTGAGCGAGGCAGTCGTCCGGCACGCGCTGGCCGCACGGGTGGCCAGCGCTCTCGACGGCAGACTCGGCTCCGAACCCGAGGTGTCGTTCGGTTCACGTCCGGTACTGCTCGCCGCCTTCGACGAAACACTCTCCTCGATGACGGTCTCGGGACGCACCGACGCTGCCGGCTACACCGACGTACCGGTCACAGCCCGGCTGTCCGACGTCACCGTCGACCGGGCTCGGCACACCACCACCGTGTCCGGCTCCCATGTCACCGCCGACGTCTCCACCGAGGCCATGACGCGGCGCATGGCTTCAGGTGACGGCATGGACGCCGCCATGATCTCCGGCATCACCACCAACCCCACAGCGGGAACCCTGGATCTGACCGTCCAGGGCGGCCTGGCCACGATCCGGGTCACGCCCACCGTGGCCGACGGCAAGCTGGAACTGTCGGTGACCGGCGGCGAAGTACTCGGCTCCCCCGCCCCACCGGCTCTGCTGGACCGCGTACAGACGGCTGTCGACGCCCGGCCCACGCAGGACGGTCCGGAGCCACAGGGCGGGGCCGCCGCGCTCGGCCTCCGGCTGGCAGAGGTGACCGTCACGGACGATGGCCTACGGGCCGGTCTCTCCGGTGGCAGGGCCGAACTCGAACGCACGGGGACCTGA
- a CDS encoding TMEM175 family protein → MHANPRARYHDGDTTAEAAVRSSLPAHRLTYFSDAVVAIAITLLAIPLVDLVPDAMEDGDSAAEVVTHHMASISSFLLSFVVIWRIWTVHHEVFARTEKVSRRIAQINVLWLMCIVVLPFPVEMISTYGDEPFVLALYVAVLFASSVTLAAMALSLHRTGTRQTAPSREVVEQVMGNAACLAVALLLVLAAPGLGFWPLALLLVDGPALALVRRLTPRKPAGEA, encoded by the coding sequence ATGCACGCCAATCCCCGCGCCAGGTACCACGACGGCGACACCACGGCGGAAGCCGCCGTACGCTCCTCTCTGCCCGCGCACCGGCTGACGTACTTCAGCGACGCCGTGGTGGCGATCGCCATCACGTTGCTGGCGATCCCGCTCGTCGACCTCGTGCCCGACGCCATGGAGGACGGCGACAGCGCCGCCGAGGTCGTCACCCACCACATGGCGTCCATCAGCAGCTTCCTGCTGAGCTTCGTCGTCATCTGGCGCATCTGGACGGTTCACCACGAGGTGTTCGCGCGTACGGAGAAAGTGAGCCGCCGCATCGCACAGATCAACGTGCTGTGGCTGATGTGCATCGTCGTCCTGCCGTTCCCGGTGGAGATGATCAGCACCTACGGTGACGAGCCCTTCGTCCTCGCGCTCTACGTCGCCGTTCTGTTCGCCTCCAGCGTCACGCTCGCCGCCATGGCCCTCTCCCTGCACCGGACCGGCACCCGGCAGACGGCTCCCAGCAGAGAGGTCGTCGAGCAGGTGATGGGCAACGCCGCCTGTCTGGCGGTGGCCCTCCTGCTCGTCCTGGCCGCCCCCGGACTGGGATTCTGGCCGCTGGCCCTGCTGCTCGTCGACGGTCCCGCGCTGGCCCTCGTCCGCCGCCTGACTCCCCGCAAACCCGCCGGCGAGGCCTGA
- a CDS encoding TetR/AcrR family transcriptional regulator → MVKGLSREGIVTAALKVLDTQGIDGVTVRAVAAQLGVKAPALYYYVHNKQDLLDEMGTEIQRRVVTALRGHVATGDWLDDLTAYAGALRAEYLEHRDGARTFSGTLITDPDVLKAQEPWLRRWVAAGVPPAAAFDATETVTAFVVGFVIEEQERLQSSADPSRYSPQERDRRLGPEVPLVAASGHARDNNQTRFERQLKTVITGIDRQLDS, encoded by the coding sequence ATGGTCAAAGGGCTGAGCCGTGAAGGCATCGTGACCGCGGCCCTGAAGGTGCTCGACACCCAGGGCATCGACGGGGTGACGGTGCGCGCGGTGGCGGCCCAACTAGGGGTCAAGGCACCCGCGCTGTACTACTACGTGCACAACAAGCAGGACCTGCTGGACGAGATGGGCACCGAGATCCAGCGCCGCGTCGTGACCGCGCTCCGGGGCCACGTGGCCACCGGCGACTGGCTCGACGACCTCACCGCCTACGCGGGTGCGCTGCGCGCCGAGTACCTGGAACACCGCGACGGCGCCCGCACCTTCAGCGGCACACTGATCACCGACCCGGACGTCCTCAAGGCGCAGGAACCCTGGCTGCGGCGCTGGGTCGCCGCCGGCGTCCCGCCCGCCGCCGCTTTCGACGCCACCGAGACGGTCACCGCCTTCGTCGTCGGCTTCGTCATCGAGGAGCAGGAGCGGCTGCAGTCCTCCGCCGACCCCTCGCGCTACTCACCCCAGGAGCGCGACCGGCGGCTCGGCCCCGAGGTCCCCCTCGTCGCCGCGTCCGGACACGCCCGCGACAACAACCAGACACGCTTCGAACGCCAACTCAAAACCGTGATCACAGGAATCGACCGACAGCTCGACTCTTGA
- a CDS encoding hydrolase yields MSLWTSLEPASATVDPGDSTTVRLRLRNTGDVVDEYRFEAVGPLAPWARVEPQVLRLYPGTTGSVDVTFSPPRTPDATAGPNPYAVRVTPTEHPDATTVPEGNLTITPFTEVRAELVPPTVKGRFRGRPKLAVDNLGNTKLTASVSGSDNGDQLSYDVHPSNVQIEPGRAAFVKTTLKPRQIIWFGSKESRPYTLAVQRSGVDPLGVEGTYVQKGFLPRWLATFLGIFMALAITFVMLWIAYKPSVRSTATEKIEEAGVSTLAPSLSPTPEAPKAPPSVPTTPPAATETQKPGGAGAGGGGGGGGSGDEETKPPERTAATAVQKLAAQDPTGRHICYRVYVSGKGWTDAVCDGATAGTVGEETPLKAVNIAVSGTKGTSSAAFVHNPDSTNGEGHFPDPWSGAADGIDNYVGSTKKDAPNMLGFTINVGGGSSSVCQAAHVHNDAWLGLECDDPKSGFDFTYAGTHNNDLWLEAIRLAV; encoded by the coding sequence GTGAGCCTTTGGACTTCTCTGGAACCCGCCTCCGCGACCGTGGACCCGGGTGACAGTACGACCGTGCGACTGCGTCTGCGCAACACAGGTGATGTGGTGGACGAGTACCGCTTCGAGGCGGTCGGTCCGCTGGCGCCGTGGGCCAGAGTCGAGCCGCAGGTGCTGCGGCTCTATCCGGGGACGACCGGCTCGGTGGATGTGACGTTCTCGCCGCCGCGAACGCCGGATGCGACGGCGGGCCCGAATCCGTACGCGGTCCGGGTCACGCCGACCGAGCATCCTGACGCGACGACCGTTCCCGAGGGGAATCTGACGATCACTCCGTTCACGGAGGTGCGGGCGGAGTTGGTGCCGCCGACCGTGAAGGGGCGTTTCCGGGGGCGGCCGAAGCTGGCCGTGGACAACCTCGGCAATACGAAGCTGACGGCGTCGGTGAGCGGTAGCGACAACGGGGACCAGCTCTCGTACGACGTCCATCCGTCGAACGTGCAGATCGAGCCGGGCCGTGCCGCGTTCGTGAAGACGACGCTCAAGCCGCGCCAGATCATCTGGTTCGGGTCGAAGGAGTCCCGGCCCTACACACTGGCTGTCCAGCGGTCGGGGGTGGATCCGCTGGGTGTGGAAGGGACGTACGTCCAGAAGGGGTTCCTGCCGCGCTGGCTCGCCACCTTCCTCGGCATCTTCATGGCACTCGCCATCACCTTCGTGATGCTCTGGATCGCCTACAAGCCCAGCGTCCGCAGCACCGCCACGGAGAAGATCGAGGAAGCCGGCGTCAGCACCCTGGCACCCTCCCTCTCACCGACCCCCGAAGCGCCGAAGGCCCCGCCCTCCGTCCCCACGACACCCCCGGCCGCGACCGAGACGCAGAAGCCGGGCGGAGCGGGAGCCGGGGGCGGGGGCGGGGGCGGCGGTTCCGGGGACGAGGAGACCAAGCCCCCGGAGCGGACCGCGGCGACCGCCGTCCAGAAACTCGCCGCCCAGGACCCGACCGGACGGCACATCTGCTACCGGGTCTACGTGTCCGGCAAGGGCTGGACCGACGCCGTGTGCGACGGCGCGACGGCCGGCACCGTGGGCGAGGAGACGCCGCTCAAGGCCGTCAACATCGCCGTGTCGGGGACCAAGGGCACAAGCAGCGCCGCCTTCGTCCACAACCCGGACTCCACCAACGGTGAGGGGCACTTCCCCGACCCGTGGTCAGGCGCCGCCGACGGTATCGACAACTACGTCGGCAGCACCAAGAAGGACGCCCCGAACATGCTGGGGTTCACCATCAACGTCGGAGGCGGCAGCAGCAGCGTCTGCCAGGCCGCCCACGTCCACAACGACGCCTGGCTCGGCCTGGAATGCGACGATCCCAAGTCCGGGTTCGACTTCACCTACGCCGGCACCCACAACAACGACCTCTGGCTCGAAGCGATCAGGCTCGCTGTGTGA